A genomic region of Staphylococcus roterodami contains the following coding sequences:
- a CDS encoding RicAFT regulatory complex protein RicA family protein codes for MYTKNDVLQQADSIANKINNLETIKTYQQIEAQIHRNQKIQKKMDALKKQQKQAVNFQNYGKQNALAQSEHTIHNIETEINTLPIVEQFQTSQFEANQLLQLFISTLEMRLNDHNKAKHSD; via the coding sequence ATGTATACTAAAAATGATGTATTACAACAAGCGGATAGTATTGCAAATAAAATTAATAATTTGGAAACTATCAAAACGTATCAGCAAATAGAAGCACAAATTCATCGTAATCAAAAGATACAGAAAAAAATGGATGCATTAAAAAAGCAACAAAAGCAAGCTGTAAACTTTCAAAATTATGGAAAGCAAAATGCGTTAGCTCAATCAGAACATACTATCCATAATATTGAAACTGAAATAAATACACTACCTATAGTTGAGCAATTTCAAACTTCCCAATTTGAAGCGAATCAATTACTTCAATTGTTTATATCTACATTGGAAATGCGTTTAAATGATCATAATAAAGCCAAACATAGTGATTAA